The sequence ATTATAAATTAAAATCGCTTACAAGTAAATGTAATTCATGCACATGATTTTCGCCCATTAAATGTGCAACGTGTATAATTATTAATTCTTACCATCTATCAATTAATTTTAATTTAGCGCCTTATAAGGTATTACTGTATAAATTTAATAATATGCCTCATATAGAAAGTGCTAAATACACAATAAATGCATCATCAAACTTTTTAATATTGAACCCTGTCGTTTGTATAAATTTTTCGATCTTGTTTTGAAATGTATTTCGATGCATGAAACAGTTCTTAGCCGATAACGAGACGTTCATATTTGTCTCAAAAAACGTTTTAATCATATTCAACATTTCTTTATCTGTAACAAAATCACCTAGTACATATTTTTTAAAATCGTCTTTTAAAGTAGCATCCATTACGTTCACAATATTATTATACATTAAGTCCGCTCTTGTTACTCTCGATTTAGTTGTTTTTTGTAACTCTATAAAACTTTCAAATTCGAACATAAACACTTGTTTAAGTTCTTCGTTTAACACACTCAAATCACTTTCGTAGAAAAACAAGTCAACATAGAAATCAGAAGTGATTGAATCTACAAAATCACCTATATCTTGGGTAAGTTCTTGTGGTGTAATCACAATAATAACCGATTCTCGTTTAAATATAAGTGTATCAGGACCTAAAAAGTCGTGCATAAGAGTTAATAGTTCACTTAATGTTTCTCGTTCAATATACTGTAATGGCTTCATTAATATATATTTTAGTTTGTTGTACGTGTCTTTATCTGGCTTGCTTCCTTCTCCTAATAAATACTCTAAGACCTCGATATCTCGGTCGGTAAAATCACGGTCATCTAAACGTTCATAGTGCATATCAAGAAGTACTAATTCATTACTCGAAACTGCATTTTTCTCTATACCGAATATTAGATGTTCAATAGACTTAAAATAATAGTATGTATTAAAATCATAGTGTTCGATTTCGTCAATATAGGACGAACCATACAATTTCCTTAGCTCTTTATTCATTTTATCACTTCCTGTTTCGTTTGAAATAACATATAGTATCTTATCTAATATCTTTAAAATCAATTTTATTCAAACATTACTTTTTCCAAAAAATCATGACTCTTATTATATAGTATAACAAATTTTTACAGTTCTCGAAATAGTAATCGATGCTTGACTTATTTATTAATGTATATTATTATAGGTATTGTCAATATACCCCTACCGGTATATAGGAGGTGAATATATGTACAAGACAATTACTACAAAAGAATTAAAATCATTAATTGATTTGGATGAACCAATTAATATAATAGATGTGCGTGAACAATTTGAACATAGAACTGGTCATGTACCTGGTTCTGTGAATGTACCGGTTAATACCTTAATTCAAGGTGCTAGTCGCTACTTAAAGAAAGAAGAACCAAATTATATTATCTGTCAATCAGGTAGCAGAAGCCAACTAGTCTGTCAACTATTACTAAGGCAAGGCTATCAAGTAATTGATGTTCTTGGTGGGCATGGTGCTTATAACGGTCCTCTGAACAGATGAGACAATTAAAAAACATCGTAAAACAGCTATAATCAACCCAACAATTGATTATATACATTCATTCTAAACTCCCTAAAATACGCTTTATTATGCAGTCTCTGTATAATACGGCGTATTTTTTCTTATTCTTATTTTTTTTGAAACGTTTACTAAGAAAAATAGAATGAGAATAGTTAATCAGCAGATGTCTAAACGCTTATTATAAAAAGACTTAATCGATCAAGCATTGTAACAGAATTGCTATGGTACCTTTATCCGCAATTATGCTTCACTCTTACGTTGTGATGAGTCATTACTAATATTCTGTTCTCATGTTCCTAGACATCACATACCATACTATTAGATGTTCGATTGGATTGATTATACTTAACATTAATTAACCTTGTTCATACCTAATGTTGTAAATCAAGTGATCTGGAATAATGTGTTATGAACTTGACCTTGTAGCTTTTCCAACTGTAAAATGACTTGTTTCATATCATGAGCAGCGGGAATTTCAAATTTAAGCAATTGATTTGTAATCGGATGCTTAAACTGTAACTTATAACTATGTAAGGCTTGTCTATTTATGTAATTTACACCTCCGCCGTATAGTGAATCACCTATTAGGGGATGACCAATACTAGACAAGTGCACACGTATTTGATGGGTTCGACCTGTTAATAGTTCACATTCAACCAAGGTATGTTGCTGGTACCATTCTTTTGGTGTGACGATTGTAGTGGCCGATTTTCCGTTTTCATGCTCATCTCTTACTACTAACCGCTTAACTGGATGTGTTTCATCCCTCTTAATGGCATGCTCAATCGTGATGTTCTTAGCTATAGTATGCTCTACAATGGCTAGATACTTCCGTTTAATCTTAGTTTTATCATTCATTAGATGGTGAATATATCGATTTTTAGCAACTATTAAAAGTCCTGATGTATCTTTATCTAATCGATTAATAAAATGCACCGTTGTTTGCTGATTAATTTTTTTATAGTGATGCATGATACTATTAGCCAAGGTTAGATTTTTATAACGCATATTCGGAATACAAGCAATCCCATGTTGTTTATTGATAACGAGTAAAAAATCATCTTCATAGACAATTTGTAATGGAAATCCCAGTGTTTCTAAGTTTTGTGGTGATAGATTATCACTTGGTATTTCATCCGGTAATTTGACAATTAATACATCCTGTTCACTTAGCCGGTCAACCAATCTCACACACTTCTCGTTTAAAAGTACAGTACCACCACGATGCTTAATTGAAATGAGTAATTTTCTTGAGATATTTCTTTCTAATAAGAAAGTTTTAATGTTTTTACCAGCATCTTGTTCTTTTATTGTATACATCAATTCCATATTCTTCACCTACTTACTGATTTATTTCCACCATAAATTATTAACCTACTATACAAATTATAAGCTATGTTAAAAATACTTGTTAATTTAGGATGTAAAAATAACAATCGATTTTAGTATATAGTGCTTAATTTAAATTTTTAACATCCTAAAACACTACGCGTGATTTTTGTATATGGTGCTAATTTTTTATTTTTTACAGCAAACAAAAACACGACTCGCGATTTTTGTATATGGTTCTAATTTTTTATTTTTAACATTTAAAAACACTACTACTCTCGTGTTTCATGAATATAATTTAATTATTATTATTAAAAGTTAAACTGAAACACTACAGTTTATTACTTGTTCATAATTTAAGTGAAACTTATAGGTATTATGGTTTCTCATGACACACTAAAACCAACATTAAACGGAATCATAGCAAAATTTTTCTGTCATAAAAAATAAGGCTGATCGCTTGTAACAAAGCTTTAGCCTTAATCAAAGCACCACAGAAAAGGTGCACATTCATTAAATCATAAAAATGAACGTTTAATACGATTCCAAAAATCATTTTCTCGGTATTGTCTAAATCGAACACGCTTATCCGACAACTTACACTTCACATATTTATAATTTTTCAAATCACGATGATAATGATCAATGGTAATCGTAGCTCGGTTGAAATCCGCAGCCCGTAATATAAGCGTCTGATTCTTTGCTAATATAATTGGCGCACTTATAGTTCGATATACATTACTATTAATTGAAGCCATCTCAGTTAATTGAAATGCTTCAATTTTTGGATGCATGACTGCCCCACCTAGGGATTTATTATACGCTGAACTACCGGTAGGTGTTGAGACACAAAGTCCTGTACCCCTAAATGATTCAAAGTGATCCTGATCAATATAGACTTCAATAAACTGAGTACGATAAGGGTTCATTAAGGTGATTTCATTTAAGGCATAAATTTCTTCACATCCATTTTCTGAACATATTGTTGTTTCTAATAACGGAAAATGAATTTCATCATAAAGGTTATCTTTCATCTTATCAACAAGGAAATCAATTTCCTCAGGAGTAAAATCTGTATAAAATCCAAGTTTACCTGTATGAATACCGATAAATGAGACCTCTTCTAATCGATCAATAAATTTATGTACTGTCTTTAGCATCGTTCCGTCCCCACCGATGGTAAAAATCAGTTCTGGTTCTTCACGATTGTATTCATAGCCTAATTTTGATAGTTCTGTCTTAAGTCTTTCTGCAACTTCTGTTGAATATTCATCTAATTTACTAAAGATACAATAATTCATACCATGACATCCTTTGCTAACTCTCTTTTTTCTTTCACATTACTTTTTCATTAGTCGTTTGCTATCGTAATAGAGAAGTCCTTGGTTTTGTCTATTTTTAAAGTGTTCTTGTGCCTCTTCAATCTCATGCTTTATTTGAGACATCTCATTATCAAGTGCATAAGCAGCTTCTGCCGCCTTAATTAATCGAATGCTAACATTTTCCGGGATATCTCCTGAATATTTGTAATGCATCGTATGCTCAATACTAGCCCAGAAATTCATAGCCATTGTGCGAATTTGAACTTCGAAGAGTACTTGCTTCGTCCCGTCAATCGTTTCTAAATGATAGTACCCATGTAGATGATAGGATCTGTACCCACTATCTTTTGGATTTGTAATATAGTCAATTTCTGTTATAATATCAATGTCACTACGATTTTTAAGCATTTCAACTACTTTAAAAATATCTTCAACGAATTTACAGGTTATACGAACACCTGCAATATCATACATTTCTTCACCAATTCGATCTAACGTTAAGTCCATTCGTTCTGATTTTTCTAATATGCTGGCAATTGTCTTCACACGTACGCGAACGGATTCAATTGGTGAATGTTTATTTTTTTGCTTAAATTGTTTTCTTATTCCTTCTAGTTTTAATTTTATTTCACTAGTTGTTAGTTCATATGGTTGTAAAAATTCTTCCCAATTATGAATGTAAACCATTTTAACCACCCCTTAACTATTATATTTTAACATAAAACAATTGATTTATTTACTATTTTTTCTATAATTATACGTATTAACCAAAATTTTACTGACTATTTCCTTGTTCAGTACTGGAGTGATTAGTGTGTCACAAAATTTAGAAATTGAATTTAAAAACCTATTAACTCATGAAGAATACAATCGTTTAATCGATTTTTTTGATTTAACAGAATCCGATTTATTCAAACAGGTTAATATATATTTTGATACAAAAGAGCATTCATTAAAAAAGTTAGGTTGTGCACTTCGTGTTCGTATCAAAGAAAATGTATACGAATTAACATTAAAACAGCCAAACTCTGTTGGTTTGATGGAAACATCCGATTACCTAAATGAAGATCAGTTTAATGCTTTTGTAAACACGGGACTGTTACACATGGGTTCTGTTATGCGTGCTTTACAAAATCTTGGTGTAACGGAATGCTTGAATGTTACTGCAGAATTAACCACGTATCGTTATGAAACCCCATATAATATAGGCCTTCTTGTGCTAGATCGTTCGTCATATTATGACGTTATTGATCACGAACTAGAGTTCGAAGTACAAGATTATGATGAAGGTAAAAAAGCATTTCATCAGCTACTTAATAAATTTAACATTCCTTTACGTAAGACTACGAATAAAATCTCAAGGGCTTATAAGCAAAAACTAAAATTTGATTCTAAAACTGACGCTTAAACCATCTCAGTGATGGTTTTTTTTATTTTTCAAATAAGTTTTCATTGTTTATGCTAGTGCTTAAATAATGGTTCATTTCACTTTTAAATTCCACTTCTGATCATTTTCTAATGCTTCTTCAGCATTAAGCTCCTTATGTTTCATTTCTTTTCTATATATGACATTATCTAGTATTTGTATACATTCTCGTTTTATTAAATAATTTAAATATTCGCGTATCAAGTTCATTATTTTGTGTTCATCGGTTGTACGAAAACAGAACTTATTTCTACAGTATCTAAACACATCATACCAGTCAATTTGCTCAAAAATAAAAATATAGATATAAATATAACTTTGCCAAACAAATGGGTTCATTTTTATTAAGTATTGTTCCTTTATCGGTATACCAATTTCAACCGGAAACAAACTTGGTTGAAATCCGTTATTATAAACAAAGTTAGCATACATTCTGTTATACTTAATAAAATAAAGACAATCCTTTAACCGCCATGTTTGTTTCACTTCTACCCAGTTCATTGTGTTCGTTACATCATTTCGATCTAATAAATTGTCAATTATAAGGTCGTTAAGGTGTCGTTTAATCCACATGCCATTAAATGTGTTACTACTTGAATTCATTACAGCGCGATAAATAAAAATAGACGTTTCACTCATATAAACAATCTGGTCATGTTTCATACATGCAATTTCAAACTCTGTAAGTTTTCTATTTTTTTTAAACTTAACGTGTTCTTTATAAATAATCCAGATTACATCAATCCCCAATCTATTATAGTCAGCGGTTCGTTTTAATATGACATCAGGTTTCACTTGTGAACATTGGAGTTCGATTACGTATTTCTTACCACTCATTCTGACATACAAATCAGCTATTCGGTTGATCGCTTTCAAATAATATTCTACGTCTACCTCTTTGGTTTGATTTATTAACCATCTATAAAGTGTTAGCTTTCCTTCATAATGTCTAATCGATTCTCGTTCATAGTTACAATGATCTGCATTCTTATGTGAAAAGTGTTTTCGATACTTATCACCTGCTCTTATAATTACTTCATGATTACAATATGGACAATTATAACGTTGACTTGTTTTTGATACAGTATTAATCGATTCAATATCGACAATGACCCCTTTACTTGTTTTGGCTTTAAACATTTTTAATAATCACCTCACTCTATATATACCCTTAGATGTCTTCTTTTTCGATTTAAAATTCGTATAAATACATGTACGATTGGTTTTTCAAAAAAATGCATAAAAATAGCCTATGTCTTATAGATGTGTTATAAGAACATAGGCTGAATTTATAGAAATATAGTTATTATTTAATCGTTGTGATTTCTAATGCCTCTTTAAGGGCATCTAAATAGCTACAATCTCTTTCAAGTTGTGAACATAACGTCCCATCACACATCATCTTCTCACGATATTCTCGTGGTAAGAAACTTCTAATCTCTTCGTCATTATATCCGACTTGAAGTCGTTTATCATCAATCAGAATTGGACGTCTTAAAATACTAGGGTTTTCTTTAATGAATGCAATTAATTCATTAACTGTCATAGAATTAACATCAATATTGCTTTCTTTAATGATCTTTGATCGAGTTGAGATAATGTCATCGAATCCATTTTCTGTTTTCTCTAGTATTTTCCTTAGTTCAACCTCAGAGATTTTGTTGTTGAAAAGATTTTTTTCTTGAAATGTAATTTCATGCTCTTCTAGCCATCTCTTGGCTTTTCTACAAGAAGCACAGCTAGGAGTTGTATAAATATCTATCATACTATATATCCCTCCTCCACTATATTTTACATGATATTGACCTGATATTCAATATAAAATGTGACATAAATTACAAAAATAACACTTGTTTTATCTTTTTTTACACAATTTTACCTATTTTTTGATATAGATCATTTACTTACATCTCGTTTCTCATCGTCCCTCTCATATCGTTTGCTAAATTACTCTTAAGGATATGACTTATTAACACCAATTATGTTAAACAGATTCTTATAATCTAGTTTCTTTGAGGTTAAACTAACCAATGAATATACGGAACGTACAATTGAAAAACGAGATCCTTAAAAAGACTACTGATTACGTCATGCTGTTTAACTGATTAGTTTACAAATATTTTTTAAATATATTGAGTTAATTTATATACAAAATATGGAATGATTGATATAATACATATTGAGTAAAAATAGTTCACATGTGAATTATTAAGGCGATAACTAACTTGTTCGTGTTCATCACATAAATAAGGTCTTGTAATACAATAGCAAGTGAGGAAAAAGTTTAAGAAGGACGTGTCATTAAAATGTTGTTAACAATGTCAATGGAAGAAAAACGCAAGGTTGTATTAAAAGGGAATTTATTCAAGGGGCTCTTAATCTTATCGATTCCGATCATTATTAATAATTTACTACAAACGATGTACAATGTTGTTGATACTTATTGGGTATCACAAATAAGCAACACCGATAATGAGGTAGCGGCGGTAGGTGGTGTATGGCCAATTAATTTCTTTATTATAGCATTTGGGATTGGTCTTCAAATTGCAGGAACGTCATTAATGTCTCAAAACATAGGTGCCGGGAGAAATGATCGTGCAAATTACATTGCATCCCAATTATATGTCTTCGCGCTTATTGTAGGAGTCATTATGGCAATTTTAGGATATACCTTTTCACCGTTAATCATAAAGTTTATGGGTTTTGAAGGGGAAATATATGAGCTAGGATTGTCCTACTTAAGAATCATCTTTTTTGAGACACCTATTCTGTTTAGTTTCTTAATTTTTATGTCCATGAGACAGTCACAAGGCGATACATTGACCCCTGTTCTTTTTAGCGCATCATCCGTCATTATCAATATTATACTAGACCCAATCTTTATTCTTCAATTTAATATGGGTGTACAGGGAGTTGCATTAGCAACTGTTTTATCTAAGGTTATCGTTATGCCGTTCGCTTTGCTTGTACTATTTAAGGCAAAAAAGAGTGTTCATATTGTTCCAAAATATATGAAACTAAAGTTTAAAACAATTAAGCGTATTACTTCTGTAGCACTTCCCGCTTCAGTAGGTACAGCATTTAGTTCATTAGGATTTATCTTTCTAAACGGAGCAATTATTGGCCTCTATGGAAAAGAAACAATGGCTGCGTTTACCGTAGGGAATCGATTTATTAGTTTAATTATGATGCCTGCTATGGGATTCGGAAATGCACTTGCC is a genomic window of Haloplasma contractile SSD-17B containing:
- a CDS encoding helix-turn-helix domain-containing protein; its protein translation is MNKELRKLYGSSYIDEIEHYDFNTYYYFKSIEHLIFGIEKNAVSSNELVLLDMHYERLDDRDFTDRDIEVLEYLLGEGSKPDKDTYNKLKYILMKPLQYIERETLSELLTLMHDFLGPDTLIFKRESVIIVITPQELTQDIGDFVDSITSDFYVDLFFYESDLSVLNEELKQVFMFEFESFIELQKTTKSRVTRADLMYNNIVNVMDATLKDDFKKYVLGDFVTDKEMLNMIKTFFETNMNVSLSAKNCFMHRNTFQNKIEKFIQTTGFNIKKFDDAFIVYLALSI
- a CDS encoding rhodanese-like domain-containing protein encodes the protein MYKTITTKELKSLIDLDEPINIIDVREQFEHRTGHVPGSVNVPVNTLIQGASRYLKKEEPNYIICQSGSRSQLVCQLLLRQGYQVIDVLGGHGAYNGPLNR
- a CDS encoding RluA family pseudouridine synthase yields the protein MELMYTIKEQDAGKNIKTFLLERNISRKLLISIKHRGGTVLLNEKCVRLVDRLSEQDVLIVKLPDEIPSDNLSPQNLETLGFPLQIVYEDDFLLVINKQHGIACIPNMRYKNLTLANSIMHHYKKINQQTTVHFINRLDKDTSGLLIVAKNRYIHHLMNDKTKIKRKYLAIVEHTIAKNITIEHAIKRDETHPVKRLVVRDEHENGKSATTIVTPKEWYQQHTLVECELLTGRTHQIRVHLSSIGHPLIGDSLYGGGVNYINRQALHSYKLQFKHPITNQLLKFEIPAAHDMKQVILQLEKLQGQVHNTLFQIT
- a CDS encoding NAD kinase yields the protein MNYCIFSKLDEYSTEVAERLKTELSKLGYEYNREEPELIFTIGGDGTMLKTVHKFIDRLEEVSFIGIHTGKLGFYTDFTPEEIDFLVDKMKDNLYDEIHFPLLETTICSENGCEEIYALNEITLMNPYRTQFIEVYIDQDHFESFRGTGLCVSTPTGSSAYNKSLGGAVMHPKIEAFQLTEMASINSNVYRTISAPIILAKNQTLILRAADFNRATITIDHYHRDLKNYKYVKCKLSDKRVRFRQYRENDFWNRIKRSFL
- a CDS encoding GTP pyrophosphokinase, giving the protein MVYIHNWEEFLQPYELTTSEIKLKLEGIRKQFKQKNKHSPIESVRVRVKTIASILEKSERMDLTLDRIGEEMYDIAGVRITCKFVEDIFKVVEMLKNRSDIDIITEIDYITNPKDSGYRSYHLHGYYHLETIDGTKQVLFEVQIRTMAMNFWASIEHTMHYKYSGDIPENVSIRLIKAAEAAYALDNEMSQIKHEIEEAQEHFKNRQNQGLLYYDSKRLMKK
- a CDS encoding CYTH domain-containing protein; translation: MSQNLEIEFKNLLTHEEYNRLIDFFDLTESDLFKQVNIYFDTKEHSLKKLGCALRVRIKENVYELTLKQPNSVGLMETSDYLNEDQFNAFVNTGLLHMGSVMRALQNLGVTECLNVTAELTTYRYETPYNIGLLVLDRSSYYDVIDHELEFEVQDYDEGKKAFHQLLNKFNIPLRKTTNKISRAYKQKLKFDSKTDA
- a CDS encoding competence protein CoiA, with protein sequence MFKAKTSKGVIVDIESINTVSKTSQRYNCPYCNHEVIIRAGDKYRKHFSHKNADHCNYERESIRHYEGKLTLYRWLINQTKEVDVEYYLKAINRIADLYVRMSGKKYVIELQCSQVKPDVILKRTADYNRLGIDVIWIIYKEHVKFKKNRKLTEFEIACMKHDQIVYMSETSIFIYRAVMNSSSNTFNGMWIKRHLNDLIIDNLLDRNDVTNTMNWVEVKQTWRLKDCLYFIKYNRMYANFVYNNGFQPSLFPVEIGIPIKEQYLIKMNPFVWQSYIYIYIFIFEQIDWYDVFRYCRNKFCFRTTDEHKIMNLIREYLNYLIKRECIQILDNVIYRKEMKHKELNAEEALENDQKWNLKVK
- the spx gene encoding transcriptional regulator Spx, yielding MIDIYTTPSCASCRKAKRWLEEHEITFQEKNLFNNKISEVELRKILEKTENGFDDIISTRSKIIKESNIDVNSMTVNELIAFIKENPSILRRPILIDDKRLQVGYNDEEIRSFLPREYREKMMCDGTLCSQLERDCSYLDALKEALEITTIK
- a CDS encoding MATE family efflux transporter, which translates into the protein MLLTMSMEEKRKVVLKGNLFKGLLILSIPIIINNLLQTMYNVVDTYWVSQISNTDNEVAAVGGVWPINFFIIAFGIGLQIAGTSLMSQNIGAGRNDRANYIASQLYVFALIVGVIMAILGYTFSPLIIKFMGFEGEIYELGLSYLRIIFFETPILFSFLIFMSMRQSQGDTLTPVLFSASSVIINIILDPIFILQFNMGVQGVALATVLSKVIVMPFALLVLFKAKKSVHIVPKYMKLKFKTIKRITSVALPASVGTAFSSLGFIFLNGAIIGLYGKETMAAFTVGNRFISLIMMPAMGFGNALAFYVGQNIGANQTERAKASFRTSITLTLSFMFVGMLILLPYNTRSFAVNIFLKEKRTIELAMTYMLFIALNVPLMGLFANFNGVFQGSGKTWFVLIMNATRLWIFRLPVIYLLYHITDLGPTGVWYAMVLSNVIICIIGTFLYKFGHWERKIIKNDHEDEEMDREMALAK